Within the Ureaplasma urealyticum serovar 8 str. ATCC 27618 genome, the region GCCTGCAATTTTAGTTGCTTCACTTTGTAACGTTCTTAGTTCTTGTTCTGATCAAACATACTCATTATTTTCGTTTTTTTGATCAAATGGTGTTAAATTTTTTTGAGCACGAGGCTTATCAACCAATCTTAAAATACACATTAAAATAATTCAATAATCAGTTTGGATCTTTATTTTATAATCTTCCACTACTCTTTTGAATTCTTCTTCTTTTAATTTTTTAATTTCATCTTCACTTAATGGTTTACCATTTTTATCTTTTGTTAATTTAGAATTAAATTTAAAATAATAATCAATATCTTCTTTAGTTATAGGATAACTATGATTAATTCATTCTCGATCTTTATATTTATCATAAACTCTTGCTTGATCATTCAATAATCCAATTTCATGTTCAATTTCTTTAATCGTCTTATTTTCACATTCGTTTACATAAATTCATTTATAACCATTTCATCTTGCGCGAATTGAATAAAGTGAAGCAGTTTCTTTGTATACTAATTCAACACTACTTACAACTGCTTTATCTTCTTTTGGTGCAAGTGTTGGAGTAGGTGCATTTCCAAAGTTTACTTTTTCTGTTTGATAATTAAAATTCTAAAATTATTAGTTTTAAACAATAAAAAATAGCCTAGTCTTAGGCTATTATTACTCTAATTATTTTGTTTCTATAGCTTTTTCCTTTATAGAAATATTTAGTAATTTAGCATTTGTTAATTTAACTTCATAATTAACATTTGTTCCATTCATTTTATCTTTTAAATCAATTTCTAAACCATCTTTATTTAGTAATTGATTTTTTGTTAATGATTTGTGAACAACTTGTGTTATGCCATCTTTTTTTGTTATTTCTATATCAAACGTTAATAACGGTTGATTATTTTGAAAAGAATCTAAAATATTAAAGTTTTCTAATTTTATATTAACTTTTTTATCATTTTTGTTAAACGACATAATTAATTTAGCTTGATCAACATATGATTTTAATAATTCTTCTTGATCGAATTTAATTTCATTACCATTTAAAGTAAGTTTTGAAATCTCATAATTTGTATTTGATTCTAGTCCGTTTAATTTGCCACTAAGTGTTTTAGTTTGTTCATTGTAAGTTAAATCAGTTGCTTTAATAGATGCTGAAGTGCCATTTTGATTCTTATTAACTTCTAAAACAAAGTCTTTTTTATTTTGATCTGCTAGTTCAAATTTGCTAAATGTAACTTCAATATATGCAACGCCATTTTTAACTTCGCCAATTTTTACTCCACTTGCTATAGCTTCATTTTTTTTAGGTGTTGGAGTCATTTCAACTTTTTTAAGTTCGTCACTTAGACTAACTTCAACATTATTTAATGTTAATTTAGAAACTTTGTAAGTTCCTTCACTTAACTCACTTAAATCAGCTGTTGCACTTAATTTATCTTCACTTAATACTAAGTCAACTTCTTTTGTTTCACTATCTTTAGTTAAAGTTAATTTCAATGATTTTTGGCTTTCGTCTTTTAGTTGAACTGCTGAGGCAAATGTTAATTTAACTTTTGCTGTTTTTGTTTGTGCATTAACTTCGCTAAACTCAACATTACTTACAATTGCTTTATCTTCTTTTGGTGTAGGTGTTGGAGTAGGTTCTGGAGTTGGTGTAGGCGCATTTTCAAAGTCTACTTTTTCTGTTTGATAATTAAAATTCTAAAAATTATCAGTTTTTAAGGTAATAAAAAATAGCCCAATTTTGAGCTATTTAATTTATTTTTTAGAAAATTTGTAACTAGATAATTATTTTTCAGTTGATCCACCTTCTGTGCTACCTGTTTCAGGTTTTTTACCTTCAGTTGATCCACCTTCTGTGCTACCTGTTTCAGGTTTTTTAGAAGCTTCTACTTTTAATTCTTTATTTTTAATTTCGTCATTTAAACTAACTTCATTACCATTTAAAGTTAATTTAGTTACTTTATAAGTTCCTTCATTTAACACATTTAAATCAGCTGTTGC harbors:
- a CDS encoding DUF1410 domain-containing protein yields the protein MKLTLTKDSETKEVDLVLSEDKLSATADLSELSEGTYKVSKLTLNNVEVSLSDELKKVEMTPTPKKNEAIASGVKIGEVKNGVAYIEVTFSKFELADQNKKDFVLEVNKNQNGTSASIKATDLTYNEQTKTLSGKLNGLESNTNYEISKLTLNGNEIKFDQEELLKSYVDQAKLIMSFNKNDKKVNIKLENFNILDSFQNNQPLLTFDIEITKKDGITQVVHKSLTKNQLLNKDGLEIDLKDKMNGTNVNYEVKLTNAKLLNISIKEKAIETK